A genome region from Jeotgalibacillus aurantiacus includes the following:
- a CDS encoding ABC transporter ATP-binding protein: MDYVIEMLNIRKEFPGIVANDNITLQLKKGEIHALLGENGAGKSTLMNVLFGLYQPEKGEIKVKGEPVKITSPNIANDLGIGMVHQHFMLVDTFTVTENIVLGLEPKKGLNIDMKKAERDVQEISDRYGLKVDPKAKIADISVGMQQRVEILKTLYRGAEMLIFDEPTAVLTPQEIKELTQIFRTLIKEGKSIILITHKLKEIIEVCDRVTVIRKGVGIETLDVEGTTPTQLASLMVGREVLFKTDKKAAVPKDTVLEISKLNVKDSRGVDAVRNLDLTVRSGEIVGIAGVDGNGQSELIEAITGLKKIQSGSVKLNGKEISKLKTRKITEAGVGHIPQDRHKHGLVLDFPIGDNMVLQTYYSKPYSKYSVLNNKEINKQAKKLIQEFDVRTPSETTPARALSGGNQQKAIIGREVDRDPDLLIAAQPTRGLDVGAIEFIHKRLIEQRDNGKAVLLISFELEEILNVSDRIAVIYEGNIIAIVDPKETTEQELGLLMAGSKKKEGAE, translated from the coding sequence ATGGATTACGTAATTGAAATGTTGAACATCCGCAAAGAGTTCCCTGGCATTGTAGCAAATGATAACATCACGCTGCAGTTGAAGAAAGGCGAAATCCATGCGCTGCTGGGAGAAAACGGAGCAGGAAAATCTACACTGATGAACGTTCTTTTTGGACTCTACCAGCCCGAAAAAGGGGAAATTAAAGTTAAAGGTGAGCCGGTTAAAATCACGAGCCCGAATATTGCCAATGACCTTGGAATCGGAATGGTGCACCAGCACTTTATGCTTGTCGATACATTTACGGTAACGGAAAATATCGTACTTGGACTTGAACCTAAAAAAGGGTTAAACATTGATATGAAAAAGGCTGAAAGAGATGTTCAGGAAATTTCAGACCGCTATGGACTGAAAGTGGACCCGAAAGCCAAGATTGCTGATATTTCTGTCGGCATGCAGCAGCGTGTTGAGATCCTGAAAACACTTTACCGCGGAGCGGAAATGCTGATTTTTGATGAGCCTACTGCCGTTTTGACACCTCAGGAAATCAAAGAATTGACTCAGATTTTCCGTACACTGATCAAGGAAGGTAAATCTATCATCCTGATCACCCACAAACTGAAAGAGATTATTGAAGTTTGTGACCGCGTCACCGTTATCCGAAAAGGTGTAGGTATTGAAACACTTGATGTTGAGGGAACAACACCTACACAGCTGGCGAGCCTGATGGTTGGGCGTGAAGTGCTGTTTAAAACAGATAAAAAGGCTGCTGTACCGAAAGATACAGTGCTTGAAATTTCAAAGCTGAATGTTAAAGATTCACGTGGAGTGGATGCTGTCCGTAACCTTGATTTAACAGTGCGAAGCGGTGAGATTGTTGGAATCGCAGGTGTTGATGGTAACGGTCAGTCTGAACTGATTGAAGCCATTACAGGGCTGAAAAAGATTCAATCCGGATCAGTGAAGCTGAATGGAAAAGAAATTTCTAAATTGAAAACCCGTAAAATTACAGAAGCAGGGGTTGGACATATTCCTCAGGATCGTCATAAGCACGGTCTCGTTTTGGATTTCCCGATCGGCGATAATATGGTTCTTCAAACTTATTATTCCAAACCATACTCTAAATACAGTGTGTTAAATAATAAGGAAATTAACAAGCAGGCTAAAAAGCTGATTCAGGAGTTTGACGTTAGAACACCTTCTGAAACAACACCAGCCAGAGCTTTATCAGGAGGAAATCAGCAGAAGGCGATCATCGGGCGTGAAGTGGACAGAGATCCAGATCTGCTGATTGCAGCTCAGCCGACAAGGGGTCTAGATGTTGGGGCCATTGAGTTTATCCACAAACGTCTCATTGAACAGCGTGATAATGGTAAAGCTGTTCTGCTTATCTCTTTTGAACTTGAAGAAATCCTGAACGTGAGTGATCGTATTGCGGTTATCTATGAAGGAAATATTATCGCAATTGTTGATCCTAAAGAAACAACAGAGCAGGAACTTGGATTGCTAATGGCCGGCTCTAAAAAGAAAGAAGGTGCAGAATAG
- a CDS encoding BMP family lipoprotein, producing MKKRKFGMALSMFLAAGTVLAACGSDEADTGNEGGNGSGGEAETSEFSVAMVTDTGGVDDKSFNQSAWEGLQAFGADNGLEEGTGGYTYFQSNNDADYVTNMNTAVRNDFDLVFGVGFLLTEAIQQVAAQQTDTNFAIIDSVAEGDNVASITFKEHEGSFLVGVAAGLTTESNKIGFVGGVESDLINKFAAGFKAGVEAVNPDAEVTIEFAGDFNNASRGQQMAAAMYGSGVDVIYHAAGGTGNGVFTEAKNLKEQDPERAVWVIGVDRDQYEEGQVGDYNVTLTSMVKRVDVAVQDVSKRAMEGDFPGGEIIEYGIQEEGIAIAESQDNLTQEILDTIADYQQQIVDGEIEVPSTLE from the coding sequence GTGAAAAAACGTAAATTTGGTATGGCTCTGTCTATGTTCCTGGCAGCAGGTACAGTATTGGCGGCTTGTGGAAGCGATGAAGCTGACACAGGAAACGAAGGCGGTAACGGCAGCGGTGGAGAAGCAGAAACAAGCGAATTCTCCGTTGCAATGGTAACAGATACTGGCGGTGTTGATGACAAATCATTTAACCAGTCGGCATGGGAAGGTCTTCAGGCTTTCGGTGCGGATAACGGACTTGAGGAAGGTACAGGTGGTTACACGTACTTCCAGTCAAATAATGACGCTGACTATGTAACAAATATGAATACTGCAGTTCGTAACGACTTTGATCTTGTATTTGGTGTAGGTTTCCTTTTAACTGAAGCGATTCAACAGGTTGCGGCTCAGCAGACTGATACAAACTTTGCGATCATTGACTCAGTAGCAGAAGGCGACAATGTTGCTTCGATCACGTTCAAAGAACATGAAGGATCATTCCTTGTAGGTGTTGCAGCTGGTCTTACGACTGAATCTAACAAAATCGGATTTGTCGGCGGAGTTGAATCTGACCTGATCAACAAATTCGCAGCTGGTTTTAAAGCTGGTGTTGAAGCTGTAAACCCTGATGCTGAAGTGACAATTGAATTCGCTGGAGACTTTAACAACGCATCCCGCGGTCAGCAAATGGCTGCAGCAATGTACGGTTCTGGCGTTGACGTAATCTATCACGCGGCAGGTGGAACAGGTAATGGAGTATTCACTGAAGCGAAAAACCTGAAAGAGCAGGATCCGGAACGTGCAGTTTGGGTAATCGGTGTTGACCGTGACCAGTATGAAGAAGGACAGGTTGGAGATTACAACGTTACACTTACTTCAATGGTTAAGCGTGTTGACGTTGCTGTTCAGGACGTTTCAAAGCGTGCGATGGAAGGTGACTTCCCGGGTGGAGAAATCATTGAGTACGGAATTCAGGAAGAAGGAATTGCGATTGCTGAATCACAGGACAACCTGACTCAGGAAATCCTTGACACAATTGCAGACTACCAGCAGCAGATCGTTGATGGTGAAATCGAAGTACCGTCAACACTTGAGTAA
- a CDS encoding GntR family transcriptional regulator has product MTIKSDNRHLYLQVIDRLKKDIDKGVYKEKERLPSEFELSRQLGISRATLREALRILEEENRIVRRHGVGTFVNSKPLFSSGIEQLHSVTDMIKQAGMEPGTVFLSSTTQGPTDEDLLRFSCTPDDEMTVIERVRTANGDPVVYCVDKVPSNLMPASFTHEDRSMFSLLEEDGGLYISYAVTHIEPAGYNDKVSPILGCEPETALLVLKQLHYDDKDQPILYSLNYFKADRFSFHVVRKRV; this is encoded by the coding sequence ATGACTATTAAATCAGATAATCGTCATCTTTACCTTCAGGTGATAGACCGCCTGAAAAAAGATATCGATAAAGGCGTATATAAAGAAAAAGAACGCCTTCCATCAGAGTTTGAGCTTTCAAGGCAGCTCGGGATCAGCAGGGCAACGCTGAGAGAGGCACTGCGAATTCTGGAAGAGGAAAATCGAATTGTACGGCGCCATGGAGTAGGTACTTTTGTTAATTCCAAGCCTTTATTTTCATCCGGCATCGAACAGTTACACAGTGTGACCGATATGATTAAACAGGCCGGAATGGAACCGGGCACGGTTTTTCTCAGCTCTACAACACAGGGTCCGACTGACGAAGATCTTCTTCGTTTCTCCTGTACACCGGATGACGAAATGACAGTCATTGAGCGTGTTCGGACAGCCAATGGGGATCCCGTCGTGTATTGTGTGGACAAAGTACCATCTAATCTGATGCCAGCTTCATTCACGCATGAGGACCGTTCCATGTTTTCATTGCTAGAGGAGGACGGCGGTTTATACATATCGTATGCTGTTACGCATATTGAGCCCGCCGGATACAATGACAAAGTGTCGCCAATACTCGGGTGTGAGCCCGAAACTGCACTGCTTGTTTTGAAGCAGCTGCATTATGATGATAAAGATCAGCCGATTTTATATTCACTGAATTATTTCAAGGCTGACAGATTTAGCTTTCATGTAGTTCGTAAGCGTGTTTAA
- a CDS encoding FtsK/SpoIIIE family DNA translocase gives MPAAKKRTAAKKTTRKKKKAGQKFTAPLTYELTGIVLITLSIMSIFRYGIVGNWLTIAFTYLLGNFQLIVPVSIIVLGVYLMIYRKTPPVLHKRLTGALLILLSIFLFSHVLMFDQRAADGLLTSRSALIQTHEVLTSDFTMNPGAGMFGALLYSVFNLLFASAGSKVAAIAMFLIGAIMLSGKSVGEVVKMAMRWVYDQINEMKNQAGEQWKERKEEKKKQRKEEQIARRSGKKPAEPSKVEDHPLDQQDEERSFEPLISSFAEKASIQAVPEKKPEPVKKLEPEAEAVGEGEEPDFDVVSGGVAAVENKEYVLPSIDLLSLPPHADQSSEYKAIQKNASKLEKTFQSFGVRAKVTQVHLGPAVTKYEVHPDTGVKVSKIVNLSDDLALALAAKDIRIEAPIPGKSAIGIEVPNSEVAMVSLREVLEAQKKEKENAKLLIGLGRDITGEAVAAELNKMPHLLVAGATGSGKSVCINGIIVSILMRTKPHEVKLMMIDPKMVELNVYNGVPHLLAPVVTDARKASQALKKVVSEMERRYDLFSHTGTRNIEGYNEHIRKHNDSQDAKQPQLPYIVVIVDELADLMMVASNDVEDSITRLAQMARAAGIHLIIATQRPSVDVITGVIKANIPSRIAFAVSSQIDSRTILDTGGAEKLLGRGDMLFMPIGANKPVRVQGAFLSDEEVETVVNAVIEQQKAQYQEEMIPDEVEETSTADIEDDLFDEAVDLVVEMQTASVSMLQRRFRVGYTRAARLIDAMEQRGIVGPYEGSKPRTVLRSKQAEEHH, from the coding sequence ATGCCGGCAGCTAAAAAAAGAACGGCGGCAAAAAAAACGACAAGAAAAAAGAAAAAGGCCGGACAAAAATTCACGGCTCCTCTGACGTATGAATTAACAGGAATCGTCCTGATCACGCTATCCATCATGTCGATTTTTCGGTATGGCATTGTGGGGAACTGGCTGACGATTGCTTTCACTTATCTGCTTGGTAATTTTCAGCTGATTGTTCCGGTTTCAATCATCGTTTTAGGTGTATACCTGATGATTTACCGTAAAACCCCGCCAGTTTTACATAAGAGGCTGACAGGTGCGCTATTGATCCTGTTAAGTATCTTCCTGTTTAGTCATGTTCTGATGTTTGATCAGCGGGCTGCAGACGGTCTCTTAACGAGCAGAAGTGCCCTCATTCAGACCCATGAAGTGTTAACGAGTGACTTTACGATGAATCCTGGTGCCGGTATGTTTGGTGCACTGCTATACTCTGTTTTCAACCTGTTATTTGCATCAGCCGGTTCCAAGGTAGCTGCGATCGCCATGTTTTTGATCGGTGCGATTATGCTGTCTGGAAAATCGGTTGGTGAAGTGGTGAAAATGGCTATGCGATGGGTATATGACCAAATCAATGAAATGAAAAACCAGGCTGGTGAACAGTGGAAGGAAAGAAAAGAAGAAAAGAAAAAACAGCGTAAAGAAGAACAAATTGCGCGGAGAAGCGGGAAAAAACCCGCTGAACCATCTAAGGTTGAGGATCATCCCCTTGACCAGCAGGATGAAGAGAGATCCTTTGAGCCGCTTATTTCAAGTTTTGCTGAGAAAGCCTCGATACAGGCAGTACCTGAAAAGAAACCGGAACCGGTTAAAAAGCTTGAGCCAGAGGCAGAAGCTGTGGGTGAAGGGGAAGAACCGGACTTCGACGTTGTGTCCGGAGGTGTGGCAGCTGTTGAAAATAAAGAATACGTTCTCCCTTCCATTGATTTGTTGTCACTGCCTCCGCATGCGGACCAGAGCAGTGAATATAAAGCGATACAGAAAAATGCCTCCAAGCTTGAAAAAACGTTTCAAAGCTTTGGCGTGAGAGCAAAGGTAACGCAGGTTCACCTGGGCCCCGCAGTAACAAAATATGAGGTTCACCCGGATACAGGCGTAAAGGTCAGCAAAATTGTTAATCTGAGTGACGACCTGGCACTTGCACTCGCTGCAAAGGATATCCGGATTGAAGCACCCATTCCCGGTAAGTCAGCAATCGGAATTGAAGTGCCGAATTCAGAGGTAGCAATGGTTTCACTTAGAGAAGTTCTGGAAGCGCAAAAAAAGGAAAAAGAAAATGCCAAGCTGCTGATCGGCCTTGGAAGAGACATCACCGGGGAGGCAGTGGCGGCTGAATTAAATAAAATGCCCCACCTCCTCGTGGCAGGGGCTACAGGCAGCGGGAAAAGTGTATGTATTAACGGAATTATCGTATCCATTCTCATGCGTACAAAACCGCATGAAGTTAAACTCATGATGATCGATCCGAAAATGGTAGAGCTGAATGTCTATAACGGCGTACCGCATTTGCTCGCACCGGTTGTCACGGATGCGAGGAAAGCTTCTCAGGCCTTAAAGAAAGTAGTCAGTGAAATGGAACGCAGATATGATCTGTTTTCCCATACAGGGACAAGAAACATTGAAGGATACAATGAACACATAAGAAAACATAATGATTCACAGGACGCAAAGCAGCCTCAGCTGCCATACATCGTCGTGATCGTAGACGAACTTGCAGATTTAATGATGGTTGCATCCAATGATGTGGAGGATTCCATTACAAGACTTGCGCAAATGGCCCGTGCGGCAGGTATTCATTTGATTATTGCCACACAAAGACCATCAGTTGATGTTATCACGGGAGTTATTAAAGCCAATATTCCATCAAGGATTGCCTTTGCAGTGTCATCCCAAATTGATTCAAGAACCATCCTTGATACGGGAGGCGCTGAAAAATTACTGGGCCGTGGAGATATGCTCTTTATGCCAATCGGCGCAAATAAGCCAGTCAGGGTACAGGGAGCCTTCCTTAGTGATGAAGAAGTAGAAACTGTTGTAAATGCAGTAATTGAACAGCAAAAGGCGCAGTATCAGGAAGAGATGATTCCGGATGAAGTGGAGGAAACCTCGACAGCTGATATAGAAGATGATCTGTTCGATGAAGCGGTTGATCTTGTCGTCGAAATGCAGACGGCCTCAGTATCCATGCTTCAAAGAAGATTCAGAGTAGGATACACGAGAGCAGCCAGACTTATTGACGCCATGGAGCAAAGAGGCATCGTCGGACCTTATGAGGGCAGTAAACCCCGAACAGTATTAAGATCCAAACAGGCTGAAGAACATCATTAA
- a CDS encoding ribonuclease J: MSKVTNEKIKIIPLGGVGEIGKNMYVIEVDDDMFIIDSGLMFPEDEMFGIDIVIPDFNYIEANKERVKAIFLTHGHDDSIGSLPYLLEKIKVPVYGSKLTVALAKAGLKEYGFKERVKFYTVHEKSNMKFDSVNVTFFQTTHSIPDSLGIAIHTSEGAIVHTGEFKFDQSARGGYASNIGKMAKLGEKGVFALLSDSTEAERPGHTTSESVVENQIQTSFRKAKGRVIVTCYASNLIRIQQVFDVANRTGRKVAVIGEAVERVVNVASRLEYLTYEEDTRIQPDEISQYQDDEIVIILSGTHDEPFKVMESMANQAHDYVNIQEGDTVLITFTPSPGMEVYLYRSVNEMTKAGATVLTASKNVHVSGHGSQEDLKMMINLMKPRYFIPIQGEYRHLITHARLAEEMGILRSNIFIADKGDIVEYAAGKMKMSGRVQTGNILIDGKGVGDVGNIVLRDRRLLSQDGVLLVVVTLNRKNKSIAAGPEVISRGFVYVRESEKLMEESVSVVRNIVEKNVENRTFDWSGIKQEIRDSLNHLLYTKTKRRPMILPIIMEV, encoded by the coding sequence TTGTCTAAAGTAACCAATGAAAAAATAAAGATCATTCCACTCGGAGGAGTTGGAGAGATCGGTAAAAACATGTACGTGATTGAAGTGGATGACGACATGTTTATTATTGATTCAGGGCTGATGTTCCCTGAGGATGAAATGTTCGGAATTGATATTGTCATTCCAGATTTTAATTATATTGAAGCAAATAAAGAGCGGGTAAAGGCTATCTTTTTAACACATGGTCATGATGATTCAATCGGATCGCTACCTTATCTTCTTGAAAAAATAAAAGTGCCTGTATACGGTTCAAAGCTGACAGTAGCACTTGCTAAAGCCGGATTAAAAGAATACGGCTTTAAAGAACGTGTTAAATTTTATACCGTCCATGAAAAGAGCAATATGAAATTCGATTCTGTGAATGTAACGTTTTTCCAAACGACACACAGTATCCCGGATTCACTTGGTATAGCGATACATACGTCTGAAGGGGCGATTGTTCATACAGGTGAATTTAAGTTTGATCAGTCTGCCAGAGGCGGATATGCATCAAACATCGGAAAAATGGCCAAGCTTGGTGAAAAAGGTGTGTTTGCGCTTTTATCAGATAGTACAGAAGCGGAGCGGCCAGGTCATACAACGTCAGAGTCAGTCGTTGAAAATCAGATTCAGACAAGCTTTAGAAAAGCAAAAGGTCGGGTGATTGTGACGTGTTACGCATCCAATCTGATCCGGATCCAGCAGGTTTTTGATGTGGCAAACCGAACAGGACGTAAAGTGGCTGTGATCGGAGAAGCTGTTGAAAGAGTTGTAAACGTGGCTTCAAGACTTGAATATCTGACGTATGAAGAAGATACACGTATTCAGCCTGATGAAATCAGCCAGTATCAGGATGATGAAATCGTGATTATCCTCTCCGGGACCCATGATGAGCCATTTAAAGTGATGGAGAGCATGGCGAATCAGGCACATGACTATGTCAATATCCAGGAAGGTGATACCGTTCTCATTACATTTACACCTTCACCTGGCATGGAAGTATACTTATACCGTTCAGTTAATGAGATGACCAAGGCGGGTGCCACTGTTTTGACGGCAAGTAAAAATGTACATGTTTCAGGACATGGCAGTCAGGAAGATCTGAAGATGATGATCAATCTGATGAAGCCGCGTTATTTCATTCCAATTCAGGGTGAATACCGCCATCTGATTACACATGCAAGGCTTGCAGAGGAGATGGGCATTCTGCGCTCCAACATTTTTATTGCTGATAAAGGTGATATCGTTGAATACGCAGCAGGAAAAATGAAAATGAGCGGCCGCGTGCAGACAGGAAATATCCTGATCGATGGAAAAGGTGTAGGTGACGTCGGAAACATCGTACTTCGTGACCGCAGACTGCTTTCCCAGGATGGTGTCCTGCTCGTTGTTGTTACATTAAACCGTAAAAATAAATCCATTGCAGCTGGTCCTGAAGTCATTTCCCGTGGATTTGTATACGTACGGGAGTCTGAAAAGCTGATGGAGGAGTCTGTATCCGTCGTAAGAAATATTGTGGAGAAAAATGTTGAGAACAGAACATTTGACTGGTCAGGCATTAAACAGGAAATCCGTGATTCGCTCAATCACCTGCTCTACACAAAAACAAAAAGACGACCAATGATTTTACCAATTATCATGGAAGTATAA
- the dapA gene encoding 4-hydroxy-tetrahydrodipicolinate synthase, with the protein MNFGRVSTAMTTPFDEHNKVDYGRVEQLVNYLIDHGSDSLVVAGTTGESPTLTFDEKVELFKFVVKTADKRVPVIAGTGSNTTEGTIALSKAARDAGADALMLVAPYYNKPSQEGLYRHFEAVTKEVSLPVMIYNIPGRSAVNIEADTIIRLSKLPTVVAVKEASGDLDQMTEIIAGTDDDFLVYSGDDGLTLPVLSVGGYGVVSVTSHVAGVEMQEMIADFLKGDLKKAAATHQRLLPLTRALFAQPSPAPVKEALNRQGILCGGVRLPLVVLNDSEKNSLYEALDQFSK; encoded by the coding sequence ATGAATTTTGGGCGAGTCTCAACAGCAATGACTACACCTTTTGATGAGCATAACAAGGTCGATTACGGCCGTGTCGAACAGCTTGTCAACTATTTAATTGATCACGGGTCAGACTCGTTGGTTGTGGCCGGAACGACTGGTGAATCTCCAACGCTGACCTTCGATGAAAAAGTGGAACTGTTCAAGTTCGTCGTAAAAACAGCTGATAAAAGGGTGCCTGTGATCGCAGGAACCGGAAGTAATACGACTGAAGGAACCATCGCCCTGTCAAAAGCAGCAAGAGATGCAGGAGCAGATGCCTTGATGCTGGTGGCACCTTATTATAATAAACCAAGTCAGGAAGGGCTTTACCGTCACTTTGAAGCCGTCACTAAAGAAGTCAGTCTTCCGGTTATGATCTATAACATCCCGGGACGTTCGGCTGTCAATATTGAGGCGGATACGATTATTCGCCTTTCTAAACTGCCGACTGTTGTTGCGGTAAAAGAAGCAAGCGGTGATCTGGATCAGATGACGGAAATCATTGCCGGTACAGATGATGATTTTCTTGTATACAGTGGTGATGACGGCCTGACACTTCCCGTTTTATCCGTTGGCGGTTACGGGGTTGTATCCGTTACCTCACATGTGGCGGGAGTGGAAATGCAGGAGATGATCGCTGATTTTCTAAAGGGTGACCTGAAAAAGGCGGCTGCCACGCACCAGCGGCTGCTTCCTTTGACAAGAGCTCTTTTCGCTCAGCCGAGTCCTGCTCCGGTCAAAGAAGCATTGAACCGACAGGGAATTCTTTGCGGTGGCGTACGCCTCCCGCTTGTTGTCTTAAATGACAGCGAGAAAAACTCCCTCTATGAAGCGCTCGATCAGTTCAGTAAATAA
- a CDS encoding aspartate kinase, producing the protein MTIIVQKFGGTSLTTAEKRNSAARQVEKAVKSGKKVVAVVSAMGRLGDPYATDSLLSLIDSPDSLPDQHQALLLSCGETISAAVFSSVLHQIGLKASVITGREAGIHTDRVLNASISKVNPEPILKEFASSQVVVLTGFQGMSPFGEVSTLGRGGSDATACAIAAALEAEACQLFTDVEGIMSGDPSVIYNTSIVDRISYDEACHIAYQGAKVIHPKAIEWARSNKVPLWTGALDGKSGTWITERHQNGGPIQSVTAVNHLVQVIVNSQDCDRVFTRVAQAEISIDLISIQPNEVKFTVDKSDAVKLKEILLRAGFPYTFKENVSKIALIGERMAGKPGITSSIVSLLTKHDIKIWQTADSHMTFWILTDQHSSAAAQQLLHYFFIESGAEDVSNA; encoded by the coding sequence TTGACAATCATTGTACAGAAATTTGGCGGTACCTCACTCACTACAGCGGAAAAAAGAAATTCAGCCGCTAGACAGGTCGAAAAGGCAGTAAAGAGTGGAAAGAAAGTAGTCGCGGTCGTCTCTGCAATGGGAAGGCTGGGCGATCCGTATGCGACAGATTCACTGCTTTCCCTTATTGACAGTCCCGATAGTCTGCCTGATCAGCATCAGGCACTCCTGCTTTCATGCGGGGAGACGATCTCAGCGGCTGTTTTTTCCTCAGTGCTGCATCAGATTGGGTTGAAGGCGTCTGTTATTACGGGCAGGGAAGCGGGAATTCATACTGACAGGGTGTTGAATGCCTCGATTTCAAAAGTAAATCCTGAACCAATTCTAAAGGAATTTGCGTCTTCTCAAGTAGTGGTATTAACCGGTTTTCAAGGCATGTCTCCATTTGGGGAGGTTTCAACCCTTGGCAGAGGAGGCAGCGATGCAACAGCATGTGCGATTGCAGCAGCCCTTGAAGCAGAGGCATGCCAGTTGTTTACAGATGTTGAAGGGATTATGAGCGGTGATCCGTCGGTCATCTACAATACATCTATTGTTGACAGGATCTCTTATGATGAAGCCTGTCATATTGCTTATCAGGGTGCCAAAGTGATTCATCCGAAGGCCATTGAATGGGCCAGATCGAACAAGGTTCCATTATGGACAGGTGCATTGGATGGGAAGAGCGGAACGTGGATTACAGAACGTCATCAAAATGGTGGCCCGATTCAATCCGTGACAGCTGTCAATCACCTTGTTCAGGTCATTGTTAATTCACAGGATTGTGATCGTGTGTTCACGAGGGTTGCCCAGGCGGAGATCAGTATCGATTTAATTTCCATTCAGCCTAACGAAGTCAAGTTTACCGTGGATAAATCGGATGCTGTTAAATTAAAAGAGATTCTGCTGCGTGCAGGTTTTCCATACACGTTTAAAGAAAATGTATCAAAAATTGCGCTGATAGGTGAAAGGATGGCCGGAAAGCCCGGGATTACGTCATCCATCGTCAGTCTTTTAACAAAGCATGATATTAAGATCTGGCAGACAGCAGACAGTCATATGACGTTTTGGATTCTGACTGATCAGCATTCATCTGCCGCAGCTCAGCAGCTATTGCATTATTTTTTTATTGAATCAGGTGCAGAAGATGTATCTAATGCATAA
- a CDS encoding aspartate-semialdehyde dehydrogenase yields the protein MKGNGYHVAVVGATGAVGTQMLSILEQRQFPVEKLTLLSSARSAGQKLLFNGAEVTVEEAAPEKFEGVDIALFSAGGSVSKALAPEAAKRGAIVIDNTSAFRMDPEVPLVVPEVNESDLHQHKGIIANPNCSTIQMVVALEPIRQAYGLSKVLVSTYQAVSGAGVQAITEMNEQSQAILNGEEVKASVLPVKGADRHYQIAFNAVPQIDVFDTNGYTYEEMKMINETKKIMHMQELKVSATCVRLPVENGHSESVYIEVNESGKNVADLHELLETAPGVVLQDRPDEQLYPMPSTAAGKLDVFVGRVRKDPDEDNGFHMWIVSDNLLKGAAWNSVQIAESLIKLKLV from the coding sequence GTGAAAGGTAACGGATATCATGTAGCAGTAGTCGGAGCAACTGGTGCAGTAGGTACACAGATGCTATCAATATTAGAGCAACGTCAATTTCCGGTTGAGAAATTAACTTTGCTATCCTCAGCAAGATCTGCAGGTCAAAAGCTTCTTTTTAATGGAGCAGAAGTCACAGTTGAAGAAGCAGCACCCGAGAAATTTGAAGGGGTGGATATCGCATTATTTTCAGCAGGCGGAAGTGTGTCGAAGGCATTGGCACCTGAAGCAGCAAAACGCGGTGCCATTGTGATTGATAATACGAGTGCATTCCGGATGGATCCGGAAGTACCGCTTGTTGTTCCGGAAGTCAATGAGTCAGATTTACATCAGCATAAAGGTATTATTGCCAACCCGAACTGTTCTACGATTCAGATGGTTGTAGCACTTGAGCCGATCAGACAGGCGTATGGACTGAGCAAAGTATTGGTTTCAACTTATCAGGCCGTTTCAGGTGCAGGCGTGCAGGCAATTACCGAAATGAACGAACAGTCACAGGCAATTTTGAATGGTGAAGAAGTGAAGGCTTCTGTGCTTCCGGTTAAAGGAGCGGATCGTCATTATCAGATCGCATTTAATGCGGTACCTCAAATTGATGTATTCGATACGAATGGATACACCTATGAAGAAATGAAAATGATCAATGAAACCAAGAAAATTATGCATATGCAGGAACTCAAAGTTTCAGCTACCTGCGTCAGACTTCCTGTAGAAAATGGTCATTCAGAGTCTGTTTATATTGAAGTAAATGAAAGCGGCAAAAATGTCGCAGATCTGCATGAGCTCTTAGAAACAGCACCTGGTGTAGTTCTCCAGGATCGCCCTGATGAACAGCTTTACCCGATGCCAAGTACAGCTGCAGGAAAGCTTGACGTATTCGTAGGTCGCGTACGTAAGGACCCGGATGAGGATAACGGTTTCCATATGTGGATTGTCTCTGACAATCTATTAAAGGGAGCGGCGTGGAATTCTGTACAAATTGCTGAAAGCTTAATCAAACTAAAACTCGTCTAA